From Bactrocera oleae isolate idBacOlea1 chromosome 4, idBacOlea1, whole genome shotgun sequence:
TTTCGTTGGCTTTTGGACCAAACTGTGTTATAATACATTTAACTATTGTCACGTTTATTATTTTCGTACAaacatcaaaatatttattttctgattTTAACAACTTAATTATGACgttgaaaatttaattcaataaaagttgtttttaaaCCAATCACAATTTTCATATGCATGATTAACCAATACCATTAGTTATCAAGCCAAGGCCTAACCTGGGTAGTAAAGTTACGGGTGTTCAGGAGGGTGGCAGTTGGAATGACACAAGGCATAAACAAGGACATGCGCAACGCTATATTGTTGCGAAGCAAACATTAAACTGAATATACCACAGCATAGGAGCATTCAGGAAAAATTGTGTAACAGAGTAACACAGATGCAAAGGGCACTTATGGCAGGGAaacaaaactactaaaaatatttttgtaaatacatagtTGGcagcttaataaaaaaaatataaaaaaacaatagcTTAATAACATAGTCACAATTTTACTGTTTGACATTTgcgcaaaattaaaattgtattaattagTTAACATTGCTTTACAACTGCACCATATATTAATGAATGATATGGCTGTAACTTACCCGGTGACTTGTTATGCGTCCGTACGGTTCAAACATTTCATGTAAATGTTGATCAGTGAAATCTTCACTAAGATTCTTCACATAGAGATTCCTAAATTGCGATGCCTTTTCTTGTTCACGGTCGCGGCGTGGTATGAATTTTACTACTTGCACCTTCTGATTATTGCACAACATACCGTCCACCTTTGAAATAGCAATACGTGCAGCCTCCTCTGAATCGAAATGCACAAAACCATAGCCGCGTGAATTGCCATCCTCATCTTTGGCAacattgcaatttaaaatgttaCCAAACACACAAAACGTGTCGTAGACTGCTTTGTTGTCAATGGAGCGTTCCAAATTCTTGATATAAATTTTACCACTATCCGGTGAGCTAGAGCTTGCACCACTGCCACTGCCGCTACCTGGAATGCCGCTGCCATTGTTTGGCATATGAGGCGACATTGAAGTAATGTTGCCGCTACCCATACCCATTGGGGCATGAGGTGCATGACGATTCATAGCCGAAGCGGCATGGTGAATATTGTTGTTGGCTGTGCCGGGATGGGCACCCGGATGCGTTCCATGTGCTGCCGATGGATGGTGAGCCATTGGCCCGCCAGCTTGTCCAGTTGTAGCATGATGGTGCAATTGCGGTTGTTGCGGATGGTGTGCCGTAGCCAATGGGTGGCCAGCGTAATGATGGTTGGGGGCAGGATTGCCGCGAAACGTCATCGAATTGACAAACATAATTGGAGGTGGTAGTGGCGGCACTGCGGGCTGCTTATGGAGCGTTGTGGTGACGATAGAGTTGTTATAAGCGTTATTGTAAGAATTGCTGCCGTAGCTaagaattttgaagttttttttctttttgatagaGCACCGGCGCACGTTCAGTTACTCAGTTATGATTTTCCTATATTTCATGCACGTATAGCAGTTCACTATTTGTTCACAAAATCAAtagacaataaaatattaacaatgtataattaatatatatgaaaagcGGCAAAGTAAACGATCAGCTACCTAAAAATTTATGTGAACCGTTTGACGCCCAATAA
This genomic window contains:
- the LOC106627317 gene encoding polyadenylate-binding protein — protein: MFVNSMTFRGNPAPNHHYAGHPLATAHHPQQPQLHHHATTGQAGGPMAHHPSAAHGTHPGAHPGTANNNIHHAASAMNRHAPHAPMGMGSGNITSMSPHMPNNGSGIPGSGSGSGASSSSPDSGKIYIKNLERSIDNKAVYDTFCVFGNILNCNVAKDEDGNSRGYGFVHFDSEEAARIAISKVDGMLCNNQKVQVVKFIPRRDREQEKASQFRNLYVKNLSEDFTDQHLHEMFEPYGRITSHRVMLDEEGRSRRFGFVAFESPQSALAAVIGLNGKQLGDNKFLYVARALNKVERQQEINRKLEERKRQKAGQVFYY